The Methanotorris formicicus Mc-S-70 genome has a segment encoding these proteins:
- a CDS encoding cell division protein SepF codes for MVFEKLKELFGSGKTDIKQPAPITIEEYVELPMAPVEEEKSIRIKVCDLNDGKDAVNIIVMVEAGYLVIANTPHLERDIDEEYAAILSKLKNEITKIGGKMVGLSETKIFIVPRNVIIEKIVKEEKEKKEVRNTEEEQNNKNE; via the coding sequence ATGGTTTTTGAAAAGTTAAAAGAACTATTTGGGTCAGGAAAAACTGATATAAAACAACCTGCACCGATTACCATTGAAGAGTATGTTGAACTTCCAATGGCTCCAGTAGAGGAGGAAAAATCAATAAGAATAAAGGTTTGTGACTTAAATGATGGGAAAGATGCAGTAAATATTATTGTCATGGTTGAGGCAGGATACTTGGTTATTGCAAACACCCCTCACTTAGAAAGAGACATAGATGAAGAATACGCTGCAATTTTATCAAAGTTGAAAAATGAAATTACAAAAATTGGGGGAAAGATGGTTGGTTTATCAGAAACTAAAATCTTCATCGTCCCAAGAAATGTCATAATTGAAAAAATAGTTAAGGAAGAAAAAGAGAAAAAAGAAGTAAGAAATACTGAAGAAGAACAAAACAACAAAAATGAATAA
- a CDS encoding Era-like GTP-binding protein — MDNDIFKIAILGPENAGKSSIMNALFGKYVSLVSEVGGTTKMPIKRYWGKLKVGREKKQPKFVDVVFVDLGGLYVHEKQSPIMIGSVLEKTYEEIDDADMIVHVVDGKEGLSKSFEKLHHLLKFRYRKPIIVVVNKCDLLNDDERRRLKDYVEYRLGNRVLLVSAKTYEGINNLMDAILKYIKGD, encoded by the coding sequence ATGGATAATGATATCTTTAAAATTGCAATATTAGGCCCTGAAAATGCAGGAAAATCATCTATAATGAATGCGTTGTTTGGTAAGTATGTTTCCCTTGTTTCTGAAGTTGGAGGAACTACAAAAATGCCGATAAAAAGATACTGGGGAAAACTAAAAGTAGGTAGGGAAAAGAAGCAACCAAAATTTGTAGATGTTGTATTTGTGGATTTGGGAGGGCTCTATGTCCATGAAAAACAATCTCCAATCATGATAGGAAGCGTTTTAGAAAAAACATACGAAGAAATTGATGATGCGGATATGATTGTCCATGTGGTTGATGGAAAAGAAGGATTATCAAAAAGTTTTGAAAAACTACATCATTTATTAAAATTTAGATATCGAAAACCTATTATAGTAGTTGTCAATAAATGTGATTTATTAAATGATGACGAAAGGCGGCGGTTGAAGGATTACGTGGAGTACAGGTTGGGTAATAGGGTATTGTTGGTTTCAGCAAAAACTTATGAGGGTATAAATAACTTGATGGATGCCATATTAAAATATATAAAAGGTGATTAA
- a CDS encoding HAD family hydrolase — MKLAVVFDSAGTLVKVKRIIKEIKTQKFLCNNLTVDIVDEKVGRALVIIKDDPLKVVDKEDPEKHISELLKEVDWGISYCNKPIDRDGIFKDKKTKVKELQDTLNVMKRFKIQTGYGSAIIVDTLNGIIEYTITTGGCVFPEVPETIKKLKELGVKVFIASGDRKEFIKRLAEITGINEKYIMPEAHQEQKKDLVLNLKKERYYVIMVGDAANDVPAMLESDLSVVTLQNGNISKKALEVAKVKIYNIKEILNICEDLINKNKG, encoded by the coding sequence ATGAAATTGGCGGTTGTATTTGATAGTGCTGGGACGTTGGTAAAAGTTAAGAGAATAATAAAAGAAATAAAAACACAGAAGTTTTTGTGTAATAACCTAACTGTGGATATTGTTGATGAAAAAGTTGGGAGGGCGTTGGTGATTATTAAAGATGATCCTTTGAAGGTTGTGGATAAGGAGGATCCTGAAAAACATATATCAGAACTCTTAAAAGAAGTTGATTGGGGGATATCATACTGTAATAAACCAATAGACAGAGATGGAATTTTTAAAGACAAAAAAACTAAAGTTAAGGAGTTGCAGGATACCCTAAACGTTATGAAGAGATTTAAAATTCAAACTGGATATGGATCTGCAATAATAGTGGATACGTTAAATGGAATTATCGAATACACCATAACTACAGGGGGCTGCGTATTTCCAGAAGTACCTGAAACTATTAAAAAACTAAAAGAATTAGGGGTTAAGGTATTCATTGCGTCTGGAGATAGAAAGGAGTTTATAAAAAGATTGGCTGAAATTACGGGAATTAACGAAAAATATATAATGCCTGAGGCTCATCAAGAGCAAAAGAAAGATTTGGTTCTAAATTTAAAAAAAGAGAGGTATTATGTAATAATGGTTGGAGATGCAGCAAATGATGTCCCAGCAATGTTGGAGAGCGATTTGTCAGTTGTTACGCTCCAAAATGGAAATATTTCAAAAAAAGCACTCGAGGTAGCAAAGGTTAAAATATACAACATAAAGGAAATCCTCAACATATGTGAAGATTTAATTAACAAAAACAAAGGGTGA